A single Azospirillum sp. TSA2s DNA region contains:
- a CDS encoding efflux RND transporter permease subunit — MNHSRLNLSAWALAHRTLVLFMMLASVLAGALAYKTLGRAEDPSFTFKVMVVRTQWPGATAREVEQFVTDRIEKKLEEVPYYDVARSYSKPGESVVFVQLKDYTPPKMVPDLWYQVRKKIGDIRYTLPDGVVGPFFNDEFGDVYSAIYAFMGDDFTPAQLKKVAEQARARLLKLPGVEKIDLIAPQEERVYVEISSQRLASFGLPVESVIQALQRENAIAASGDVDTGSQRVYVRLDLGLDTAAAVRAIPVESGGRLLTIGDVAEVKRGYVEPRRYTLRYDGRDAIGIGVVMAKGGNVLKLGEQLDAAMEKVRAELPVGLEVAQVADQPKVVEHSVGEFMESLAEALGIVILVSLVSLGWRTGIVVALAVPLVLAMTLVAMQLLHIDLQRISLGALIIALGLLVDDAIIAVEMMVVKMEQGWDRLKAGAFAYTSTAFPMLSGTVVTAAGFVPVGFAASAAGEYTNSIFWVVALSLLLSWVVAVIFTPYLGWLLLPKPKHVVPDGHELDIYDTRTYRILRGMIEACVRARWVTIGVTVAAFVTALVGFGHVQQQFFPSASRPELLIDIRLAEGSSFEATAAEVKRMEAVLAKDPDVDYWVAYTGGGSPRFYLPLDQQLETANFAQFMVMTKGLEEREHFMQRLEPRLESDFPAARVRISRLENGPPVGYPVQFRVTGEDPATIRKIAYQVRDTMRAHPNTANVHLDWDELSKRVRLEVDTAKARALGVSKQDLSNALQLLLNGMSVTQYREGTELIGVLLRTTPEERMDLSRLGELNIRTSRGTTVPLSQVASVRYELEEPVLWRRARETTMTVKGDVTGGLQAPVVSTQLNTQLNALRTTLPDGYAITMGGAIEESAKGQDSINAMMPVMLLIMVTTLMLQLQSFSRVFMVLLTAPLGLIGVTASLLLFNLPFGFVAMLGVIALAGIIMRNSVILVDQIEQDIRSGRSRWDSIVEATVRRARPIALTAAAAILAMIPLTQSVFWGPMAVAIMGGLAGATVLTIFFLPALYAAWFRVPRPETEEVEDDGLGGALPRPALGD; from the coding sequence ATGAACCACTCCCGCCTCAACCTGTCGGCCTGGGCACTGGCCCACCGCACGCTGGTGCTGTTCATGATGCTCGCCAGCGTGCTGGCCGGCGCTCTTGCCTACAAGACACTGGGCCGGGCGGAGGATCCGTCCTTCACCTTCAAGGTGATGGTGGTGCGCACCCAATGGCCGGGCGCCACCGCGCGCGAGGTCGAGCAGTTCGTCACCGACCGCATCGAGAAGAAGCTGGAGGAGGTGCCCTATTACGACGTCGCCCGCAGCTATTCCAAGCCCGGCGAGTCGGTGGTCTTCGTCCAGCTGAAGGACTACACCCCACCGAAGATGGTGCCGGACCTGTGGTATCAGGTGCGCAAGAAGATCGGCGACATCCGCTACACCCTGCCCGACGGCGTGGTCGGTCCCTTCTTCAACGACGAGTTCGGCGACGTCTATTCGGCCATCTATGCCTTCATGGGCGATGATTTCACCCCGGCCCAACTCAAGAAAGTGGCCGAGCAGGCGCGCGCCCGCCTGCTGAAGTTGCCCGGCGTCGAGAAGATCGACCTGATCGCCCCGCAGGAGGAGCGCGTCTATGTCGAGATCTCCAGCCAACGGCTCGCCAGCTTCGGCCTGCCGGTGGAGTCGGTGATCCAGGCGCTCCAGCGCGAGAACGCCATCGCCGCGTCGGGCGACGTCGATACCGGATCGCAGCGCGTCTATGTCCGGTTGGACCTCGGCCTCGACACCGCGGCGGCGGTGCGTGCGATCCCGGTGGAGAGCGGCGGGCGGCTGCTGACCATCGGCGACGTGGCGGAGGTCAAGCGCGGCTATGTCGAACCGCGGCGCTACACCCTGCGCTACGACGGCCGTGACGCCATCGGCATCGGCGTGGTGATGGCGAAGGGTGGCAACGTCCTGAAGCTGGGCGAGCAGTTGGATGCGGCGATGGAGAAGGTCCGCGCCGAACTGCCGGTCGGGCTGGAGGTGGCGCAGGTCGCCGACCAGCCGAAGGTGGTCGAGCATTCGGTCGGCGAGTTCATGGAATCGCTGGCGGAGGCGCTGGGCATCGTCATCCTGGTCAGCCTCGTCAGCCTGGGCTGGCGGACCGGCATCGTCGTCGCTCTGGCGGTGCCGCTGGTGCTGGCGATGACGCTGGTGGCGATGCAGCTTCTGCACATCGACTTGCAGCGCATCTCGCTGGGTGCCTTGATCATCGCGCTGGGCCTGCTGGTGGATGACGCCATCATCGCGGTGGAGATGATGGTGGTGAAGATGGAACAGGGCTGGGACCGGCTGAAGGCCGGTGCCTTCGCCTACACCTCCACCGCCTTCCCGATGCTGAGCGGCACCGTCGTCACGGCAGCGGGCTTCGTGCCGGTCGGCTTCGCGGCGTCGGCGGCCGGCGAATACACCAACTCGATCTTCTGGGTGGTGGCGCTGTCGCTGCTGCTGTCCTGGGTGGTGGCGGTGATCTTCACCCCCTATCTCGGCTGGCTGCTGCTGCCCAAGCCTAAGCATGTGGTGCCGGACGGGCACGAGCTGGACATCTACGACACCCGCACCTACCGGATCCTGCGCGGTATGATCGAAGCCTGCGTGCGGGCGCGCTGGGTCACCATCGGCGTGACCGTGGCCGCCTTCGTCACCGCGCTGGTCGGCTTCGGCCATGTCCAGCAGCAGTTCTTCCCCTCGGCCAGCCGGCCGGAGCTGCTGATCGACATCCGTCTCGCCGAAGGCTCCTCCTTCGAGGCGACGGCCGCCGAGGTGAAGCGGATGGAGGCGGTGCTGGCCAAGGACCCGGACGTCGATTACTGGGTCGCCTATACCGGCGGCGGCTCGCCGCGCTTCTACCTGCCGCTCGACCAGCAGTTGGAGACCGCCAACTTCGCCCAGTTCATGGTGATGACCAAGGGGCTGGAGGAGCGCGAGCATTTCATGCAGCGGCTGGAGCCGAGGCTGGAATCCGACTTCCCCGCCGCCCGCGTCCGCATCAGCCGGCTGGAGAACGGCCCGCCGGTCGGCTATCCGGTGCAGTTCCGCGTCACCGGCGAGGATCCGGCGACCATCCGCAAGATCGCCTATCAGGTGCGCGATACCATGCGCGCCCATCCCAACACCGCCAACGTCCATCTGGATTGGGACGAGCTGTCCAAGCGCGTCCGGCTGGAGGTGGACACCGCCAAAGCCCGCGCGCTGGGCGTGTCGAAGCAGGATTTGTCCAACGCCCTGCAACTGCTGCTGAACGGCATGTCGGTCACCCAGTACCGCGAGGGTACGGAGCTGATCGGCGTCCTGCTGCGCACCACGCCGGAGGAGCGGATGGACCTGTCGCGGCTGGGCGAGTTGAACATCCGCACCAGCCGCGGCACCACCGTGCCCCTCAGCCAAGTCGCCAGCGTGCGTTATGAATTGGAGGAGCCGGTCCTGTGGCGCCGGGCGCGCGAGACGACGATGACGGTCAAGGGCGACGTGACCGGCGGCTTGCAGGCCCCGGTGGTCAGCACCCAGCTGAACACGCAGTTGAACGCGCTGCGCACCACCCTGCCCGACGGCTACGCCATCACCATGGGTGGCGCCATCGAGGAGAGCGCCAAGGGCCAGGACTCGATCAATGCCATGATGCCGGTGATGCTGCTGATCATGGTCACCACGCTGATGCTGCAGTTGCAGAGCTTCTCGCGCGTGTTCATGGTCCTGCTGACGGCGCCGCTGGGGCTGATCGGGGTCACCGCCTCGCTTCTGCTGTTCAACCTGCCTTTCGGCTTCGTCGCCATGTTGGGCGTCATCGCGCTGGCCGGCATCATCATGCGCAACTCGGTCATCCTGGTCGACCAGATCGAACAGGACATCCGCAGCGGCCGCTCGCGCTGGGACAGCATCGTCGAGGCGACGGTGCGCCGCGCCCGCCCGATCGCGCTCACCGCCGCCGCCGCGATCCTCGCCATGATCCCGCTGACGCAGAGCGTGTTCTGGGGTCCGATGGCGGTCGCCATCATGGGCGGTCTGGCCGGCGCCACCGTACTGACGATCTTCTTCCTGCCCGCGCTCTATGCGGCCTGGTTCCGCGTGCCCCGGCCGGAGACGGAGGAGGTGGAGGACGACGGCCTGGGCGGCGCGCTGCCCAGGCCGGCGCTGGGAGATTGA
- a CDS encoding type II toxin-antitoxin system HigA family antitoxin, whose protein sequence is MTDLKPIHSEADHAAAVEEIERLWDAEPGTPEHDRLEVLGTLVDAYESSRWPIDTPDPVEAIKARMDAAGYTQSDLGRLLGSRPRASEVLNRQRRLTVEMAWKLHTAWSIPAESLIKPYALRTGEMPK, encoded by the coding sequence ATGACCGACCTGAAGCCCATCCATTCGGAGGCCGATCACGCGGCGGCGGTTGAGGAGATCGAACGGCTTTGGGATGCTGAGCCGGGAACCCCGGAACATGACCGACTTGAGGTTCTCGGCACGCTGGTCGATGCCTATGAGTCCTCCCGCTGGCCCATCGATACCCCCGACCCTGTCGAGGCGATCAAGGCCCGGATGGATGCGGCCGGCTATACGCAGTCGGATCTCGGTCGCCTTCTCGGGTCACGGCCACGGGCGAGCGAGGTGCTGAACCGACAGCGCCGCCTGACCGTCGAGATGGCATGGAAGCTCCACACCGCTTGGTCGATTCCGGCTGAAAGCCTCATCAAGCCCTACGCTCTCCGTACCGGAGAGATGCCGAAGTAG
- a CDS encoding type II toxin-antitoxin system HigB family toxin: MNVIKRATLTGFWERHPETEQPLKEWFRTVKACRWTCMDDVMKSYPKAKVLNGERVRFEICGGSYRLIVAFKFTANIAFVKFIGTHAEYDRVDALTVDRY; the protein is encoded by the coding sequence ATGAACGTCATCAAGCGCGCCACTCTGACCGGCTTCTGGGAACGGCATCCGGAAACGGAGCAGCCTCTCAAGGAGTGGTTCCGGACGGTGAAGGCATGCCGGTGGACCTGCATGGATGACGTGATGAAGAGCTATCCGAAAGCGAAGGTTCTGAACGGCGAGCGAGTCCGGTTCGAGATCTGCGGCGGCAGCTATCGCCTGATCGTTGCGTTCAAGTTCACCGCCAACATCGCGTTCGTGAAGTTCATCGGAACGCACGCCGAATATGACCGCGTCGATGCCCTTACGGTCGACCGCTATTGA
- a CDS encoding acyltransferase, translated as MSTQTQPRHLHSLTPLRGIAALWVVLYHYSFQYFPNLHPDSYTHLVQKGYLAVDLFFMLSGFVLTHVYHDTFSRSVGDKYWSFLRARIARLYPLHLAVLLLFVATALAVRTVEYAATGSFPAIPLKGAESIWALVANLFMLQGLYASVLSWNYPAWSISLEFMAYLVFPFALPWVWRSNGRTQALMAAGALATLCLLAWATQDNLNQWDGPQTLLRCLPEFLLGTLLYSAFRSGLAASLLSSDLTMAGIVLAILLLLHSGGPDLLAVPLFALLILAAVANRGRAAGVLNVRPLVWLGDVSYSLYLIHGFVEYATTRVLGLGLGIYDRKALPGGWSMALLVAMVTACLLMTGPAYRRIEVGGRRLLREGPSVGRLTLAVAGRRAD; from the coding sequence ATGAGCACGCAGACCCAACCCCGTCACCTGCACTCCCTGACCCCGTTGCGCGGCATCGCGGCCCTGTGGGTGGTGCTGTACCATTACAGCTTCCAGTATTTCCCCAACCTGCACCCGGACAGCTACACGCATCTGGTGCAAAAGGGCTATCTGGCCGTCGACCTGTTCTTCATGCTCAGCGGCTTCGTGCTGACCCATGTCTATCACGACACCTTCAGCCGGTCGGTCGGCGACAAATACTGGAGCTTCCTGAGGGCACGGATCGCCCGTCTCTACCCGCTGCATCTGGCGGTCCTGCTGCTGTTCGTGGCGACGGCGCTGGCCGTCCGCACGGTGGAGTACGCCGCCACCGGCAGCTTCCCGGCGATCCCGCTGAAAGGCGCCGAATCGATCTGGGCGCTGGTCGCCAACCTTTTCATGCTCCAAGGCCTCTATGCCAGCGTGCTGAGCTGGAATTATCCGGCATGGTCGATCAGCCTGGAATTCATGGCCTATCTGGTCTTCCCCTTCGCGCTGCCCTGGGTTTGGCGGTCCAACGGCCGGACGCAGGCTCTGATGGCGGCCGGTGCGCTGGCGACGCTCTGCCTGCTGGCCTGGGCGACGCAGGACAATCTGAACCAGTGGGACGGGCCGCAGACCCTCCTGCGCTGCCTGCCGGAATTCCTGCTGGGCACGCTGCTCTACAGTGCCTTCCGCAGCGGGCTTGCCGCGTCGCTGCTGTCGAGTGACCTGACGATGGCCGGAATCGTTCTGGCGATCCTGCTGCTTCTGCACAGCGGCGGACCGGACCTGCTGGCGGTGCCGCTGTTCGCCCTGCTGATCCTGGCGGCGGTCGCCAACCGCGGCCGTGCCGCGGGCGTCTTGAATGTCCGGCCGCTGGTGTGGTTGGGCGACGTGTCCTATTCACTCTATCTGATCCATGGCTTCGTCGAATATGCCACCACAAGGGTGCTCGGGCTGGGTCTCGGCATCTACGACCGGAAGGCGTTGCCCGGCGGCTGGTCGATGGCGCTGCTGGTGGCGATGGTCACCGCCTGCCTTCTGATGACCGGCCCGGCCTATCGCCGGATCGAAGTGGGCGGCCGGCGCCTTCTGCGGGAGGGGCCGAGCGTCGGCCGGCTGACGCTGGCGGTGGCGGGACGGCGGGCGGACTGA
- a CDS encoding sodium:proton antiporter yields the protein MINSPTHQRRPSLLPAVLGAALAVGGVLLSTHGVQAAEVAAEVAHGGVPHLDGRLLSAAWVVPFAGILLSIALFPLLAPMVWHHHFGKISAAWALAFLVPFAATFGLDLATYELLHTVLLEYIPFIVLLTALFTVAGGVRLTGSLVGTPAANTVGLALGTVLASLMGTTGASMLLIRPLLRANEHRRYRVHTIVFFIFLVSNVGGSLTPLGDPPLFLGFLKGVDFFWPTVHLLAPMSFLAGLLLVIYFVLDLVLHTRDPGKHPLIEGVHEREPIRIEGSVNLLLLVAIIGAVLLSGVWHPGVGVTLYHVTVQLETIVSNLLLLGITGLSLALTSKQSRRLNGFSWGPILEVAKLFAAIFLTIIPAIAILKAGTDGALGAIISAVNEGGKPNPAAYFWATGILSSFLDNAPTYLIFFNTAGGEAQPLMTDLLLTLTAISAGAVFMGANSYIGNAPNFMVKAIAEERGVAMPSFFGYMAWSCGILVPLLGLTTLVFFL from the coding sequence ATGATCAATTCCCCCACGCACCAACGCCGCCCATCCCTTCTTCCGGCCGTTCTCGGCGCGGCGCTCGCCGTCGGCGGCGTGCTGCTGAGCACGCACGGAGTCCAGGCGGCGGAGGTGGCGGCGGAGGTTGCCCATGGCGGCGTGCCGCATCTGGACGGGCGGCTGCTGAGTGCCGCGTGGGTGGTCCCCTTCGCCGGAATCCTGCTGTCGATCGCGCTGTTCCCGCTGCTGGCGCCAATGGTCTGGCACCATCACTTCGGCAAGATATCGGCGGCCTGGGCGCTGGCCTTCCTGGTGCCCTTCGCCGCGACCTTCGGTTTGGATCTCGCGACCTACGAGCTGCTGCACACGGTCCTGCTGGAATACATCCCCTTCATCGTGCTGCTGACCGCGCTGTTCACGGTCGCGGGCGGCGTGCGGCTGACCGGGTCGCTGGTGGGGACCCCGGCGGCCAACACGGTCGGGCTGGCGCTCGGCACGGTGCTGGCGAGCCTGATGGGCACCACCGGCGCCTCGATGCTGCTGATCCGTCCGCTGCTGCGGGCGAACGAACACCGGCGCTACCGGGTCCACACCATCGTCTTCTTCATCTTCCTGGTGTCGAATGTCGGCGGATCGCTGACGCCGCTGGGTGACCCGCCGCTGTTCCTCGGCTTCCTGAAGGGGGTCGATTTCTTCTGGCCGACGGTCCATCTGCTGGCGCCGATGTCCTTCCTGGCCGGTCTGCTGCTGGTGATCTATTTCGTGCTGGATCTCGTCCTGCACACCCGCGACCCCGGCAAGCATCCGCTGATCGAGGGCGTTCACGAGCGCGAGCCGATCCGCATCGAGGGCAGCGTCAACCTGCTGCTGCTGGTCGCCATCATCGGTGCGGTTCTGCTGAGCGGCGTCTGGCATCCCGGCGTGGGGGTCACGCTGTACCATGTGACGGTGCAGTTGGAGACCATCGTGTCGAACCTGCTGCTGCTGGGCATCACCGGCCTGTCGCTGGCGCTGACCAGCAAGCAGAGCCGCCGCCTGAACGGCTTCAGCTGGGGGCCGATCCTGGAGGTGGCAAAGCTGTTCGCCGCCATCTTCCTGACGATCATCCCGGCCATTGCCATCCTGAAGGCTGGCACCGACGGCGCGCTGGGCGCCATCATCTCCGCGGTGAACGAGGGCGGGAAGCCCAACCCGGCCGCCTATTTCTGGGCGACCGGCATCCTGTCCAGCTTCCTCGACAACGCCCCAACCTACCTGATCTTCTTCAACACCGCCGGCGGCGAGGCGCAGCCGCTGATGACCGACCTGTTGCTTACGCTGACCGCGATCTCCGCCGGTGCGGTCTTCATGGGCGCCAACAGCTATATCGGCAATGCCCCCAACTTCATGGTCAAGGCGATCGCCGAGGAACGCGGCGTCGCCATGCCCAGCTTCTTCGGCTACATGGCCTGGTCCTGCGGCATTCTCGTACCGTTGCTGGGCCTGACCACGCTGGTCTTCTTCCTGTGA
- a CDS encoding DUF1850 domain-containing protein, whose amino-acid sequence MAGLCLFALGGALLASLPGTQFTLSWTHSIEKTEWRESWAVEAGQLRPTEARIRGTGAGMEPGPDARLTADGWLVWTPGLPPQDSVTLAASGFTGEHRLCAGADCRPLSGWIGVKDQPVAMRACP is encoded by the coding sequence ATGGCCGGTCTCTGCCTGTTCGCCCTCGGCGGCGCGCTGCTGGCGTCGCTGCCGGGGACGCAGTTCACCCTGTCCTGGACCCACTCCATCGAGAAGACGGAGTGGCGGGAGAGCTGGGCGGTCGAGGCCGGCCAGCTGCGCCCGACCGAGGCCCGCATCCGCGGCACCGGCGCCGGGATGGAACCCGGCCCCGACGCCCGGCTGACCGCCGACGGCTGGCTGGTCTGGACGCCCGGCCTGCCGCCGCAGGACAGCGTCACGCTGGCGGCCTCGGGCTTCACCGGGGAGCACCGGCTGTGCGCCGGGGCGGACTGCCGGCCGCTGTCGGGCTGGATCGGGGTGAAGGATCAACCCGTGGCGATGCGGGCCTGTCCGTAG
- a CDS encoding TRAP transporter permease, producing the protein MNTHNNEADAQVRQAIDRENPAHVAAFEGFDGRAVFAIAVAFSIFQIWTAAFNPLSTTVVRSVHVGFLVLMTFTLFGARKTSARKRVPWYDWLLGLTGFAIGLYHYVFESDLILRAGDPNTADIVVGTIAVALVFEAARRIMGLALPILCGVFIPYALFGRELPFGLAHRGYGFDQVIDTLFLSTEGIYGTPTFVSATYIFLFILFGAFLERAGMIKLFNDVSLGLVGHSKGGPAKVAVFSSGFMGTINGSGVANVLTTGQFTIPLMMRFGYRPAFAGAVEATASMGGQLMPPVMGAAAFIMAETIGVPYSDVALAAAIPAILYFGSAFWMVHLEAGKRNLIGLPREECPSALLALKEGWYLILPLAALVYLLFSGFTPLFAGVIGIAATAALILGMSVVSAVGPTLLRVGFWVLLGLIAAGLWRMGLRTEHLAFAIVGLLVVPCLLFRGGRETLVLVVNSIADGAKNAIGVGVACALVGVLIGMMTLTGLASSFATTIVNLSGGNLLAALILTMVTCIVLGTGLPTTANYIITASIAAPALLTMGVPLIVSHMFVFYFGIMADLTPPVALAALAASSIARVGHMKIGFIATRIAMAGYVVPFMAVYDPALVLQTGSWTAVAYIFVKACIAIALWGAATIGFFWTNLPLVARIYAAATAFLFVVALPATDEVAFVMTGLFLLWQHRRRSVPAAAPA; encoded by the coding sequence GTGAACACTCATAACAACGAGGCGGACGCACAAGTCCGCCAGGCGATCGACCGGGAGAATCCCGCCCATGTCGCGGCCTTCGAAGGCTTCGACGGGCGGGCGGTGTTCGCCATCGCCGTGGCCTTTTCGATCTTCCAGATCTGGACCGCCGCCTTCAACCCGCTGTCGACCACCGTGGTGCGGTCGGTCCATGTCGGATTCCTGGTGCTGATGACCTTCACCCTGTTCGGCGCACGGAAGACCTCCGCGCGCAAGCGGGTGCCCTGGTACGACTGGCTGCTCGGCCTGACCGGCTTCGCCATCGGTCTCTATCATTACGTGTTCGAAAGCGACCTGATCCTGCGGGCGGGCGATCCCAACACCGCCGACATCGTCGTCGGCACCATCGCCGTCGCGCTGGTGTTCGAGGCGGCCCGCCGGATCATGGGGCTGGCCCTGCCGATCCTGTGCGGGGTGTTCATCCCCTATGCCCTGTTCGGGCGGGAACTGCCCTTCGGGCTGGCCCATCGCGGCTACGGCTTCGATCAGGTGATCGACACGCTGTTCCTGTCGACGGAGGGCATCTACGGCACGCCGACCTTCGTGTCGGCGACCTACATCTTCCTGTTCATCCTGTTCGGCGCCTTCCTGGAGCGGGCCGGGATGATCAAGCTGTTCAACGACGTCTCGCTCGGCCTCGTCGGCCATTCCAAGGGCGGGCCGGCGAAGGTGGCGGTCTTCTCCTCCGGCTTCATGGGGACGATCAACGGGTCGGGTGTCGCCAACGTTCTGACCACCGGCCAGTTCACCATTCCGCTGATGATGCGCTTCGGCTACCGCCCCGCCTTCGCCGGCGCGGTGGAGGCGACGGCCAGCATGGGCGGGCAGCTGATGCCGCCGGTGATGGGCGCCGCCGCCTTCATCATGGCGGAGACCATCGGCGTGCCCTACAGCGACGTCGCGCTGGCCGCCGCCATCCCCGCCATCCTCTATTTCGGCAGCGCCTTCTGGATGGTCCATCTGGAGGCCGGCAAGCGCAACCTGATCGGCCTTCCGCGCGAGGAATGCCCCAGTGCGCTGCTGGCGCTGAAGGAGGGCTGGTATCTGATCCTGCCGCTTGCGGCGCTGGTCTATCTGCTGTTCTCCGGCTTCACCCCACTGTTCGCCGGAGTGATCGGCATCGCCGCCACCGCCGCGCTGATCCTGGGGATGTCCGTCGTCTCGGCCGTCGGCCCGACTCTGCTGCGCGTCGGTTTCTGGGTCCTGCTCGGCCTGATCGCCGCCGGGCTGTGGCGGATGGGGCTGCGGACGGAGCATCTGGCGTTTGCCATCGTCGGCCTGCTGGTCGTGCCCTGCCTGCTGTTCCGCGGCGGGCGGGAGACGCTGGTACTGGTGGTGAATTCCATTGCCGACGGCGCGAAGAACGCCATCGGCGTCGGCGTCGCCTGCGCGCTGGTCGGCGTGCTGATCGGCATGATGACGCTGACCGGCCTTGCCTCCAGCTTCGCCACCACCATCGTCAACCTGTCCGGCGGCAACCTGCTGGCGGCGCTGATCCTGACCATGGTGACCTGCATCGTGCTGGGCACCGGGCTGCCGACCACCGCCAACTACATCATCACGGCGTCGATCGCCGCGCCGGCGCTGCTGACCATGGGCGTGCCGCTGATCGTCAGCCATATGTTCGTCTTCTATTTCGGCATCATGGCCGATCTGACCCCGCCGGTGGCGTTGGCGGCGCTGGCCGCCTCATCCATCGCACGGGTCGGGCACATGAAGATCGGTTTCATCGCCACCCGCATCGCCATGGCCGGCTATGTCGTGCCCTTCATGGCGGTCTACGATCCGGCGCTGGTGCTGCAGACCGGAAGCTGGACGGCGGTTGCCTACATCTTCGTCAAGGCCTGCATCGCCATCGCCCTGTGGGGGGCCGCAACCATCGGCTTCTTCTGGACCAACCTGCCGTTGGTCGCGCGGATCTATGCCGCGGCGACCGCTTTCCTGTTCGTGGTGGCGCTGCCGGCCACCGACGAGGTCGCTTTCGTCATGACCGGCCTGTTCCTGCTGTGGCAGCACCGCCGCCGCAGCGTTCCCGCCGCCGCCCCGGCTTAA
- a CDS encoding TAXI family TRAP transporter solute-binding subunit, whose amino-acid sequence MNRPSVKRHLLALCTAAGLGVSLGLAALPAKAETFITVLTGGTSGVYYPLGVALSNVYGKALPGAKVTAQATKASVENLNLLQAGRGEIGFTLGDSLSDAWKGNEEVGFKQKLDKLRTIAAIYPNYIQVVASKDSGIKTLADLKGKRVSVGAPKSGTELNARAIFNAAGLAYKDFAKTEYLPFGESVDLIKNRQLDATLISAGLGVAAIKDLSSSQDITIVSIPADVVQKVGDAAYITETIPAGTYPGQDADVPTAAVRNLLVSHSGVSDDAAYAMTKTLFENLDALAAAHVAAKQIKLDKTATQSPVPFHPGAVKYYKEKGLM is encoded by the coding sequence ATGAATCGCCCATCCGTGAAGCGTCACCTTCTGGCCCTGTGCACGGCCGCCGGCCTTGGCGTCAGCCTTGGACTGGCCGCCCTGCCGGCCAAGGCGGAGACCTTCATCACCGTTCTGACCGGCGGCACCAGCGGGGTCTATTATCCGCTCGGCGTGGCGCTGTCGAACGTGTACGGCAAGGCGCTGCCGGGGGCCAAGGTGACGGCGCAGGCGACCAAGGCGTCGGTGGAAAACCTGAACCTGCTGCAGGCCGGCCGTGGCGAGATCGGCTTCACGCTCGGTGATTCGCTGAGCGACGCCTGGAAGGGCAACGAGGAGGTCGGCTTCAAGCAGAAGCTGGACAAGCTGCGCACCATCGCCGCCATCTATCCCAACTACATCCAGGTCGTCGCCAGTAAGGATTCGGGCATCAAGACGCTGGCCGACCTGAAGGGCAAGCGGGTGTCGGTCGGCGCGCCGAAGTCGGGGACGGAGCTGAACGCGCGCGCCATCTTCAACGCCGCCGGCCTGGCCTATAAGGATTTCGCCAAGACCGAATATCTGCCCTTCGGCGAATCGGTCGATCTCATCAAGAACCGCCAGCTGGACGCGACGCTGATTTCCGCCGGCCTCGGCGTGGCGGCGATCAAGGACCTGTCGTCTTCCCAGGACATCACCATCGTCAGCATCCCGGCCGACGTGGTGCAGAAGGTCGGCGATGCCGCCTACATCACCGAGACGATCCCGGCCGGCACCTATCCCGGCCAGGATGCCGATGTGCCGACCGCCGCGGTCCGCAACCTGCTTGTCAGCCATTCCGGGGTGTCGGACGACGCCGCCTATGCGATGACCAAGACGCTGTTCGAGAATCTGGACGCGCTGGCCGCCGCCCATGTCGCCGCCAAGCAGATCAAGCTCGACAAGACCGCGACCCAGTCGCCGGTGCCGTTCCACCCCGGCGCCGTCAAGTACTACAAGGAAAAGGGGCTGATGTAA
- a CDS encoding (2Fe-2S)-binding protein, translating into MSCTVSMTVNGKTVSREVEERTLLVAFLREHLGLTGTHVGCDTSQCGACVVHVDGRSVKSCTALAVQANGAEVTTIEGLAAADGTLHPMQAAFREHHGLQCGFCTPGMVMSAVDLVRENPNPTEAEIREGLEGNICRCTGYHNIVKAVKAGAEAMAGAQQAPVAAE; encoded by the coding sequence ATGTCCTGTACCGTATCGATGACCGTCAATGGCAAGACGGTCTCGCGCGAGGTGGAGGAGCGAACCCTGCTCGTCGCCTTTCTGCGCGAGCATCTCGGCCTGACGGGCACCCATGTCGGCTGCGACACCAGCCAGTGCGGCGCCTGCGTCGTCCATGTCGACGGCCGGTCGGTGAAGTCCTGCACCGCGCTGGCCGTCCAGGCCAACGGGGCGGAGGTGACGACGATCGAGGGGCTGGCGGCGGCCGACGGCACGCTGCACCCGATGCAGGCCGCCTTCCGCGAGCATCACGGCCTGCAGTGCGGCTTCTGCACGCCGGGCATGGTGATGAGCGCGGTCGATCTGGTCCGCGAGAACCCGAACCCGACCGAGGCGGAGATCCGCGAGGGGCTGGAGGGCAACATCTGCCGCTGCACCGGCTATCACAACATCGTCAAGGCGGTGAAGGCGGGTGCCGAGGCGATGGCGGGGGCGCAACAGGCGCCGGTCGCGGCCGAATAA